In a genomic window of Gloeocapsopsis dulcis:
- a CDS encoding spore photoproduct lyase family protein translates to MTILTSAAQTSSSRLWMPERVLFTPAALDQPWGQKILSRIQALNLPIEELPQNRLSGLRGDSERETYQIAKRTLAVVTAPPSHFKLSPIPPSADWQFHLAEGCPAHCQYCYLAGSLQGPPVIRVFANLPQILENLATYERPDTATTFEVSCYTDPLGIEHLTGSLAECIRYFGTRSNAHLRWVSKFDAVDELLDLPHNGHTRCRVSINAAPVSGRFEGGTASVSSRLQALRQLALPRSQGGGGYPVGIVIAPIMLIDDWELHYTRLFDEMSATLDFSCDLTFELISHRFTPKSKEVLQTWYPHSKLDMEQDNRSTKRNKFGGTKYVYDTDNMKALRRFFEREIARRFPNAPILYWT, encoded by the coding sequence ATGACAATTTTAACCTCAGCAGCACAAACATCCTCTTCTCGTTTGTGGATGCCAGAACGCGTACTATTTACACCTGCTGCACTCGATCAGCCGTGGGGACAAAAGATTTTATCACGTATACAAGCACTTAACTTACCCATCGAGGAACTACCTCAAAATCGCCTTTCAGGTTTACGTGGTGATTCTGAACGCGAGACATATCAAATTGCTAAGCGTACTCTTGCAGTTGTCACCGCGCCACCAAGTCATTTTAAGCTGAGTCCGATTCCCCCTTCAGCAGATTGGCAATTTCATCTTGCAGAAGGTTGCCCAGCCCACTGCCAATATTGTTATCTTGCAGGTAGTTTACAAGGTCCACCAGTTATTCGTGTTTTTGCTAACTTGCCCCAAATTCTGGAAAACTTGGCAACCTATGAACGCCCTGACACTGCAACGACATTTGAAGTCAGTTGCTACACCGATCCACTTGGTATTGAACATCTTACAGGCAGCTTAGCTGAGTGTATTCGTTATTTTGGTACTCGCAGCAATGCTCACCTGCGTTGGGTTTCTAAGTTTGATGCTGTTGATGAGTTACTCGACTTGCCGCACAATGGACACACCCGTTGTCGTGTCAGTATCAATGCTGCACCTGTTTCGGGACGGTTTGAAGGTGGTACCGCATCAGTATCTTCTCGATTGCAAGCATTACGACAGTTAGCTTTGCCACGCAGTCAAGGTGGTGGTGGCTATCCTGTGGGTATTGTTATTGCACCAATTATGCTAATTGACGATTGGGAGTTGCACTACACGCGGCTATTTGATGAAATGAGTGCTACTTTAGATTTTAGTTGCGACTTGACCTTTGAGTTAATCTCTCATCGCTTTACGCCCAAGTCAAAAGAAGTATTGCAAACATGGTATCCACACTCAAAACTTGACATGGAACAAGACAACCGCAGCACTAAGCGTAATAAGTTTGGTGGCACGAAGTATGTTTATGATACCGACAACATGAAAGCACTGCGTCGCTTTTTTGAGCGCGAGATTGCTAGACGTTTTCCTAATGCACCTATACTTTATTGGACATAA
- a CDS encoding transketolase, whose amino-acid sequence MTASTQAAKLATPDFCQGIQYFGEMLPEFETYGKKAAIVSGSTSISDPKDPAVVFQTLLAADALRYLTLQVTASKASGHPGGFASQVEAYAALVMLGHKNIVTEVGHHAPGFYSAMFLDRSLEDMGIETVQQLRDRFREHHGLLGHLSGYIPGILSPAGPLGQGQHFAMAAARLNPDKLFPVTIGDGGLGEPYIMSSMAHFHTAYPGMTNFLPVLVWNGFSQEHHSMVSTQSNEQMMAYWHGNGFEEVVLVDAKDFDDQDQQGNFVDSTAFSLKQRLTFTEAVLIAADEATKSALSGTRTVFIIKQLKGAGVHARGAKSHNLYAMHTLDNPDIVNALKARALAPEAWQLVRTNFERAGGGPASRVAVTESILELPEIKDLPLEEYAIGGDPKVATTAMGRLVGKVGECDRSFLVTNADGNEASGIANINQALKIIHPVEDPLYNQKPGGQVYEPLSEDACAGLAAGSALMGSRTLWCSYESFAINGLPIWQTVTQAMTELRRPTPSTVTLFTAGALEQGRNGWTHQRPEVEAYFAAMMRNGNVFPLFPLDANCIQVAYEWALTTKNKGIVITASKSPLPIRTTFEQGRKALEDGAIVLQEASGNKTVVFAVVGDMVLLPVLEAASSLAVQEVGVRVVSIINPRRLYRPSDVAWDSCAEPDGHFLDNAEFDKLFGGDALIGVTAGASGMLEPIMLRSTAKRDTFAWKRGETTASPAQLMALNGLTAENLVNRAMELVNQ is encoded by the coding sequence ATGACGGCATCGACCCAAGCGGCAAAGTTAGCAACTCCAGATTTCTGTCAAGGAATTCAATATTTTGGAGAAATGCTGCCCGAATTTGAGACATATGGTAAAAAAGCCGCGATCGTCTCTGGTAGTACCTCAATTAGCGATCCCAAAGATCCGGCTGTCGTCTTCCAAACGCTACTAGCTGCTGATGCATTGCGCTACCTGACGTTACAAGTTACTGCTAGCAAAGCTTCAGGTCATCCAGGAGGATTTGCCAGTCAAGTCGAAGCATACGCTGCATTGGTCATGCTGGGGCATAAAAACATTGTCACTGAAGTTGGGCATCACGCACCAGGATTTTATAGTGCGATGTTCCTCGATCGTTCTCTAGAGGACATGGGAATTGAAACCGTACAGCAACTACGCGATCGCTTCCGCGAACATCACGGCTTACTCGGACACTTATCCGGTTACATTCCAGGAATTCTCTCACCTGCGGGTCCTTTAGGGCAAGGGCAACACTTTGCCATGGCAGCTGCCAGATTAAACCCTGATAAACTGTTTCCTGTGACAATTGGTGACGGTGGTTTGGGCGAACCATACATTATGAGCAGTATGGCGCATTTTCACACTGCCTATCCAGGAATGACCAATTTCTTACCAGTGCTAGTGTGGAACGGCTTTAGCCAAGAGCATCATAGTATGGTTTCCACGCAGTCCAATGAGCAGATGATGGCATATTGGCACGGTAACGGCTTTGAAGAAGTTGTTTTAGTAGATGCCAAAGATTTTGACGATCAAGATCAGCAGGGAAACTTTGTAGATAGTACTGCTTTTTCCTTGAAGCAACGATTGACATTTACTGAAGCTGTATTAATCGCCGCTGACGAAGCCACAAAATCTGCGTTGAGTGGGACGCGTACAGTATTTATTATTAAACAATTAAAAGGTGCTGGGGTACATGCTAGAGGAGCAAAATCGCACAACCTCTATGCAATGCACACGCTAGATAATCCAGATATCGTGAATGCGCTGAAAGCCCGTGCTTTAGCCCCAGAAGCTTGGCAGCTTGTTCGGACTAATTTTGAACGTGCCGGTGGTGGTCCGGCGAGTCGTGTTGCAGTAACGGAATCTATACTAGAATTACCAGAGATCAAGGATCTACCATTAGAAGAATATGCAATAGGTGGCGATCCTAAAGTCGCAACAACAGCAATGGGGCGATTAGTAGGCAAAGTTGGAGAATGCGATCGCAGTTTCTTAGTCACAAATGCGGATGGAAACGAAGCGTCAGGAATTGCCAATATCAACCAAGCCCTCAAAATTATTCACCCAGTCGAAGATCCGCTGTATAACCAAAAACCTGGCGGACAAGTTTATGAACCACTCAGCGAAGATGCTTGCGCAGGTTTAGCCGCAGGTTCCGCCCTGATGGGTAGCCGGACTTTGTGGTGTTCTTATGAATCATTTGCCATTAATGGTTTACCAATTTGGCAAACAGTCACGCAAGCAATGACAGAATTACGACGTCCTACTCCTTCCACTGTTACTTTATTTACTGCTGGGGCATTAGAACAAGGTCGTAACGGTTGGACGCACCAACGCCCAGAAGTTGAAGCGTATTTCGCCGCCATGATGCGCAATGGCAATGTCTTTCCACTCTTTCCCCTAGATGCAAACTGCATTCAAGTTGCTTATGAGTGGGCATTGACAACAAAGAATAAAGGGATTGTGATTACTGCTAGTAAGTCGCCGTTACCAATTCGCACAACATTTGAGCAAGGTAGAAAAGCGCTTGAAGATGGCGCGATCGTCTTGCAAGAAGCCTCTGGGAATAAAACCGTTGTTTTTGCTGTCGTGGGTGACATGGTGTTGCTACCAGTATTAGAAGCCGCGTCTTCACTAGCTGTTCAAGAAGTTGGTGTTCGGGTTGTATCTATTATTAATCCCCGTCGCTTGTATCGCCCTAGTGATGTAGCGTGGGATAGCTGTGCAGAACCTGATGGTCATTTCCTAGATAATGCGGAATTCGACAAGTTATTTGGTGGCGATGCTTTAATAGGGGTAACGGCTGGGGCGAGTGGTATGCTAGAACCTATTATGCTACGCAGTACCGCCAAACGCGACACCTTCGCTTGGAAGCGGGGAGAAACAACCGCTAGCCCTGCACAATTGATGGCACTCAATGGTTTAACTGCTGAAAATCTCGTCAACCGTGCCATGGAATTAGTCAACCAATAG
- a CDS encoding YqhA family protein: protein MMRRLLSSSKYIMILPALSNVMAALVLMIYSTIQTCVAVVTLLRRSFTGNLSKDVIFDAAISFLEIADIVLLATVILVIGLGLYELFISQLNLPGWLLIRNLDDLKDKLIGTVVAVISILFLGAVVNNIPNLLPFGASVALVIVALAIFTNWVPNFKKDS from the coding sequence ATGATGCGTCGCCTACTATCTTCCTCAAAATATATTATGATTTTGCCTGCTTTGTCTAATGTCATGGCAGCTTTAGTTTTGATGATTTATAGTACTATACAAACTTGTGTTGCTGTTGTTACTCTCCTCCGCAGAAGTTTTACTGGAAATCTATCTAAAGATGTTATTTTTGATGCTGCTATTAGTTTTTTAGAAATTGCTGATATTGTACTTTTGGCAACTGTTATTTTAGTCATTGGTCTTGGTTTATATGAACTTTTTATTAGTCAGCTCAACTTACCAGGCTGGTTATTAATTCGTAATCTTGACGATCTTAAAGATAAACTTATTGGCACTGTAGTTGCTGTAATATCTATTCTATTTCTTGGCGCAGTTGTTAATAATATTCCTAATTTGTTACCTTTTGGTGCATCAGTAGCTTTGGTTATTGTTGCTTTGGCAATTTTTACTAATTGGGTTCCTAATTTCAAGAAAGATTCATAA
- a CDS encoding cytochrome P450: MQVNFQNKTPALWQSLQLISQPTRFLENCIERYGDPFTVRVLGLNSPPVVFFSHPQAIKEIFTLPGEKFDFKKATHVFKPLMGDKSIILQEGRSHQRQKQLMIPPFHGDRMKNYGEIICQITTEVIQQWTPGKVISLQHEMSDITLQIILQVVFGISPGARYNKIQELLSSLLDDVTKPWYSSLFFFPPLQKDLGAWSPWGQFLRRRQEIDELIYSEISQRRQEQFRTDILSLLMSAQDEDGQQMTDVELRDQLVSLLLLGYETTAAALSWAFYLIHSSPQVLANLLSELAQTSANPEKITALPYLTAVCQETLRIYPIGLVCTPRMIRETVQINGESFGTGTIIVPCIYLAHRRLETYSQPNKFLPERFIDNRFSPYEYLPFGGGIRGCIGVAFSLYEMKLVLATILSKLELALADSRPAHPVRRGITIVPSASGMKMIVTAQKQPAKVPVL, encoded by the coding sequence ATGCAAGTAAATTTTCAAAACAAAACTCCTGCACTTTGGCAAAGTTTGCAATTAATTTCTCAACCAACAAGGTTTTTAGAAAATTGTATAGAGCGATATGGAGATCCATTTACTGTCAGAGTGCTTGGTTTGAATTCTCCTCCAGTTGTATTTTTCAGTCATCCGCAAGCAATTAAAGAAATTTTTACCTTACCAGGCGAAAAGTTCGATTTTAAAAAGGCTACTCATGTTTTCAAACCGTTGATGGGTGATAAATCAATTATCTTACAAGAAGGTCGCAGCCATCAACGACAGAAGCAATTAATGATACCTCCGTTTCATGGCGATCGCATGAAAAATTACGGAGAAATTATTTGTCAAATTACTACAGAAGTTATCCAGCAGTGGACTCCAGGTAAAGTCATTTCGCTGCAACACGAGATGTCAGATATTACTTTGCAGATTATTTTGCAAGTTGTGTTTGGCATTAGTCCTGGAGCGCGTTATAACAAAATTCAAGAACTACTCAGTTCTTTATTAGATGATGTTACTAAGCCTTGGTACTCTAGTTTATTTTTCTTTCCACCTTTACAAAAAGATTTGGGTGCGTGGAGTCCTTGGGGACAGTTTTTACGCCGTAGACAAGAAATTGATGAGTTGATTTATAGCGAAATCTCCCAACGGCGGCAAGAGCAATTTCGGACTGATATTCTTTCATTGCTCATGTCGGCACAAGATGAAGATGGGCAACAGATGACAGATGTAGAACTGCGCGATCAATTAGTTTCACTACTACTATTGGGATATGAAACAACAGCAGCAGCTTTGTCTTGGGCATTTTACTTAATTCATTCTTCACCACAAGTGCTAGCAAACTTATTATCAGAATTAGCACAAACATCAGCAAATCCTGAAAAAATTACGGCTCTTCCCTATTTAACAGCAGTTTGTCAAGAAACTCTGCGAATCTACCCTATAGGCTTAGTTTGTACACCACGCATGATAAGAGAGACAGTACAAATTAATGGGGAAAGTTTTGGTACAGGAACAATTATAGTGCCTTGTATTTATTTAGCTCATCGTCGCCTAGAAACTTATTCACAACCCAACAAGTTTTTACCAGAGAGATTTATAGATAATCGGTTTTCTCCTTACGAGTATTTGCCTTTTGGTGGAGGTATTCGTGGCTGTATTGGAGTAGCCTTCTCGCTGTATGAAATGAAACTTGTACTCGCGACAATTTTGTCAAAACTTGAACTTGCTCTTGCTGATTCTCGCCCAGCACATCCAGTGCGTCGTGGTATTACTATTGTTCCTTCTGCTAGCGGTATGAAGATGATAGTTACAGCCCAAAAGCAGCCTGCCAAAGTTCCAGTACTGTGA
- a CDS encoding DUF2993 domain-containing protein — translation MLDDEARIEEQAISRAAEVGLSSKLEQAEAIAVDVKTDLFKIVQGQADSVAIAGEGVVLQKDIRVQHLELSTDKIDINPFSALLGQVELNQPIQANARLVMTQEDLNRALNSDYVLNQAQFDLDVDGENVNLQMQQMQLTLPGGNKMVFDGKAVLREKGTTRQLAFYATVRPRTQTKAVMLEGFTCTEGDGISLEFTAALIQKVKELVNSAYIDLDTMALRISNMEVQQGKILLQAQAFVRELPTME, via the coding sequence ATGTTAGACGACGAAGCAAGAATAGAAGAACAGGCAATTAGTAGAGCCGCTGAAGTTGGGCTTTCTAGTAAATTAGAGCAAGCAGAAGCCATCGCTGTTGATGTTAAAACTGATTTGTTCAAAATTGTCCAAGGGCAAGCGGATTCAGTTGCGATTGCAGGTGAAGGTGTTGTACTTCAAAAAGATATCCGCGTTCAGCACCTGGAACTGTCTACAGATAAAATTGATATTAATCCTTTTAGTGCTTTACTAGGGCAAGTTGAACTTAATCAGCCGATACAAGCTAATGCCCGACTCGTAATGACTCAGGAAGATCTCAACCGCGCGCTAAATAGCGATTATGTTCTTAATCAAGCGCAATTTGATTTAGATGTAGATGGGGAAAACGTTAACTTGCAGATGCAGCAAATGCAACTAACGTTACCAGGTGGCAATAAAATGGTATTCGATGGCAAAGCTGTGTTGCGTGAAAAAGGCACTACCCGCCAACTCGCATTTTATGCGACAGTACGTCCGCGTACGCAAACTAAAGCAGTGATGCTAGAAGGATTTACCTGTACTGAAGGAGATGGTATTTCTTTGGAATTTACTGCTGCTTTGATACAGAAAGTCAAGGAACTTGTTAATTCAGCTTACATTGATTTAGATACAATGGCGCTGCGTATTAGCAACATGGAAGTACAGCAAGGCAAAATTTTACTCCAAGCCCAAGCCTTTGTCCGAGAACTTCCGACGATGGAATAA
- a CDS encoding Uma2 family endonuclease: MWQEGVSPFVVVELLSPHTEDEDLGRTEQKDNQPPTKWQYEKILRILYYVIFSRYTERLQVFSLQGGHYQELNLTESKVWMPDIALGLGLWQSEYAGINRLWLRWYDRQGNWISTEAEQERQRAERLAEQLRALGINPDSEP; the protein is encoded by the coding sequence ATGTGGCAAGAGGGAGTTAGTCCATTCGTCGTTGTTGAGTTACTTTCACCGCATACAGAAGATGAGGATTTGGGAAGAACAGAGCAAAAGGATAACCAACCGCCAACAAAATGGCAGTACGAAAAGATTTTGCGGATTCTTTACTATGTGATTTTCAGTCGATATACTGAACGCCTGCAAGTTTTTAGCTTACAGGGAGGACACTATCAAGAACTTAATCTCACTGAATCTAAGGTCTGGATGCCTGACATAGCATTGGGTTTAGGTTTATGGCAAAGCGAGTATGCAGGAATTAATCGCCTTTGGCTGCGTTGGTACGATCGCCAAGGGAATTGGATTTCAACTGAGGCAGAACAAGAACGCCAACGTGCTGAACGACTAGCAGAACAGCTGAGGGCTTTGGGCATTAACCCAGACTCTGAACCTTAG
- a CDS encoding Crp/Fnr family transcriptional regulator, whose product MATPARHLTESDTVKALTQNNYLFRDLDEAWLTSYLSREDVQQAKLYASRPIYTAFQKGEPLDVLYAIVTGGPVVVRSTPLDRVIGVSYPGSCFGMQSLPFSYGLIGKAFPSLVEAYKTTDVVKIPLETVQALYEDSEVFRLRYDLLFELQQKFQYHLLNCSTYPPQAVAALLRALVYQERELGNQPESNGIYVFDLPMDVIARASQLNHRTVEQVLKGMRQVKLLASPKSSDPSSDTVKVIDAEGLKETYSATRDKVHWWPLRDK is encoded by the coding sequence ATGGCAACACCAGCTAGGCATTTAACAGAATCTGACACCGTAAAGGCGTTAACTCAAAACAACTATCTATTTCGAGACTTGGATGAAGCATGGTTAACCAGCTACTTAAGTCGTGAAGACGTACAGCAAGCAAAGTTGTATGCTAGTCGCCCAATTTATACAGCTTTTCAGAAAGGAGAACCGCTAGATGTTTTGTATGCGATCGTTACAGGTGGACCTGTTGTTGTCCGCAGCACTCCTTTGGATCGAGTCATTGGTGTAAGCTATCCTGGTAGTTGCTTTGGTATGCAAAGTTTACCTTTTAGCTACGGATTGATAGGTAAAGCGTTTCCTAGCTTGGTAGAAGCTTATAAAACGACAGATGTTGTTAAGATTCCTCTCGAGACGGTGCAAGCACTTTACGAGGATAGTGAAGTATTTCGCCTGCGCTACGATTTGCTATTTGAACTACAACAAAAATTTCAATACCATTTACTCAATTGCAGCACATACCCACCACAGGCAGTTGCTGCTTTGTTACGAGCGCTTGTCTATCAAGAACGAGAACTGGGCAATCAACCAGAGTCTAATGGCATTTATGTGTTCGACTTACCTATGGATGTGATTGCCCGCGCTAGTCAGCTTAACCATCGTACTGTCGAGCAGGTACTCAAGGGTATGCGGCAAGTTAAGTTACTCGCATCTCCAAAGTCAAGCGATCCTTCGAGTGACACTGTAAAAGTAATTGATGCTGAAGGGTTGAAGGAAACCTATAGTGCAACTAGAGATAAGGTACACTGGTGGCCATTACGTGATAAGTAG
- the cysC gene encoding adenylyl-sulfate kinase, whose protein sequence is MLPERQYPANQGFVLWLTGLSGSGKSSIAKKLAQELKERSCLVEVLDGDVVRTNLSKGLSYSREDRDTNIRRIGFVANLLSRNGVATIVAAISPYQDARENLRATTTNFIEVFVNAPLEVCEARDVKGLYAMARAGEIRAFTGIDDPYEAPQNPDIICHTSEETLEESVAKILAELEQRDYIPPQPQIEFFI, encoded by the coding sequence CTGCTTCCTGAAAGACAGTACCCAGCCAATCAAGGCTTTGTTCTTTGGTTAACAGGACTGAGTGGCTCAGGCAAAAGTTCGATTGCCAAGAAACTCGCTCAAGAACTGAAAGAACGCAGTTGTTTAGTAGAAGTCCTTGATGGTGATGTCGTTAGAACCAATCTTTCCAAAGGCTTGAGCTATAGCAGAGAGGATCGCGACACGAATATTCGGCGCATTGGTTTTGTCGCCAATCTCCTCAGTCGCAATGGAGTTGCAACAATAGTGGCTGCTATTAGCCCCTACCAAGATGCCAGAGAAAACCTGCGGGCAACAACAACAAACTTTATCGAGGTATTCGTAAACGCACCTCTAGAGGTATGTGAAGCACGAGACGTTAAAGGATTGTATGCGATGGCACGCGCAGGTGAAATCAGAGCTTTTACAGGTATTGACGATCCCTACGAAGCGCCTCAAAACCCAGATATTATTTGCCATACCTCCGAAGAAACCCTAGAAGAAAGCGTGGCAAAGATTTTAGCTGAACTAGAACAACGTGATTACATTCCACCCCAGCCCCAGATAGAATTCTTTATTTAA
- the crtO gene encoding beta-carotene ketolase CrtO produces the protein MEAYDVVIIGAGHNGLVCAAYLLKAGYSVLLLEKRSVPGGAATTEESLPQEAPGFKFNLCAIDHEFIHLGPVVEELELAKYGLEYLECDPVVFCPHPDGKYFLGHKSLEKTCAEIARYSERDAKKYAEYTDYWQRALGAMIPMFNAPPKSVIDILGNYDIKKIRDLFSMIGAPSKTLDFIRTMLTSAEDLLNEWFDSEFLKAPLSRLAAELGAPPSQKTIAVGAIMMAMRHDPGMARPRGGTGALVQALLNLVKSKGGVVLCDQHVEKILIDDGKAVGVRVAGGQEYRANKGVISNIDAKRVFLQLVDKSDIDQAEPNLRERLERRIVNNNETILKIDLALDEVPRFERFDHKDEYLIGSVLIADSVRHVEKAHSECSLGKIPDDDPSMYLVVPTVLDPSMAPPGKHTAWIEFFAPYQIADAEGTGVNGTGWTEELKNKVADRVIDKLADYAPNVKNSIIARRVESPAELGERLGAYKGNYYHVDMTLDQMVFFRPLPEIANYRTPIDNLYLTGAGTHPGGSISGMPGRNCARIFLQTQQPFAQTLRDARDSIKSTVGSVFKIN, from the coding sequence ATGGAAGCTTATGATGTTGTCATTATTGGCGCTGGACATAACGGTCTAGTATGCGCCGCGTATTTGCTAAAAGCTGGTTATAGCGTTTTATTGCTAGAGAAACGTTCTGTTCCAGGTGGTGCAGCAACTACTGAAGAATCGCTACCGCAAGAAGCACCTGGTTTTAAGTTCAACCTGTGTGCAATTGACCACGAGTTTATTCACTTAGGACCAGTTGTAGAGGAGCTTGAACTAGCAAAGTATGGTTTAGAATACCTAGAGTGCGATCCTGTTGTTTTCTGTCCCCATCCAGACGGTAAATATTTTTTAGGTCACAAATCACTCGAAAAAACTTGTGCAGAAATTGCGCGTTACAGTGAACGTGATGCCAAAAAATATGCTGAGTACACAGACTACTGGCAACGAGCGCTCGGTGCAATGATTCCTATGTTCAACGCACCACCAAAATCAGTAATTGATATTCTTGGCAACTACGATATTAAAAAAATTAGAGACTTATTCTCAATGATTGGTGCGCCGTCTAAAACTTTAGACTTCATTCGCACCATGCTAACGAGTGCTGAAGATCTCCTCAATGAGTGGTTCGATTCTGAATTTCTTAAAGCACCACTCTCCCGATTAGCCGCTGAACTTGGTGCGCCACCTTCGCAAAAGACAATCGCTGTTGGTGCAATTATGATGGCAATGCGTCACGATCCTGGTATGGCAAGACCGCGTGGCGGAACTGGGGCGCTAGTGCAAGCCTTACTTAACTTAGTCAAAAGTAAAGGTGGTGTTGTGCTTTGCGATCAGCACGTTGAGAAAATTTTAATTGATGATGGTAAAGCTGTTGGTGTTCGCGTTGCCGGTGGTCAAGAATACCGTGCCAACAAAGGGGTTATTTCCAATATTGATGCGAAGCGAGTCTTTTTGCAACTCGTAGACAAGAGTGACATCGATCAAGCCGAACCTAATTTACGCGAACGGTTAGAGCGCCGAATTGTCAATAACAATGAAACAATCCTCAAAATTGACTTGGCTTTAGATGAAGTACCGCGCTTTGAACGATTCGACCACAAAGATGAATATCTCATCGGTTCAGTATTGATTGCTGACTCAGTAAGACATGTGGAAAAAGCGCATAGTGAATGTTCGCTGGGCAAAATTCCCGATGACGATCCATCAATGTATCTCGTAGTTCCTACTGTGCTCGATCCTTCCATGGCACCTCCTGGAAAGCACACCGCATGGATTGAGTTTTTTGCACCATATCAAATTGCAGATGCAGAAGGAACTGGTGTAAATGGTACTGGTTGGACAGAAGAACTGAAAAATAAAGTTGCCGATCGCGTCATTGATAAATTGGCAGACTACGCACCAAATGTTAAAAACTCAATTATTGCTAGAAGAGTAGAAAGCCCTGCGGAACTAGGAGAACGCCTCGGCGCATATAAAGGCAACTACTACCATGTCGATATGACGTTAGATCAGATGGTGTTCTTCCGCCCACTACCAGAAATTGCAAACTACCGCACGCCAATTGACAATTTGTACCTCACTGGTGCAGGAACCCACCCTGGTGGTTCAATTTCCGGAATGCCAGGACGCAACTGTGCGCGGATATTTCTGCAAACCCAACAACCATTTGCACAAACGCTAAGAGATGCACGAGATTCGATTAAATCTACCGTCGGGTCAGTGTTTAAAATTAACTAA